A stretch of the Oncorhynchus clarkii lewisi isolate Uvic-CL-2024 chromosome 9, UVic_Ocla_1.0, whole genome shotgun sequence genome encodes the following:
- the LOC139416988 gene encoding E3 SUMO-protein ligase ZBED1: MASISKVSILDYFNIVFEGENGKIESNCKACGTRIQAKRSVTSNFVTHLKRKHQAMYDEFVKKKDMKREAYSSSSSSLHPYSSSSLHSLANGGGHRCNHSITAGGVGVGGGGGREGAGEGVTKFHRHDPRQVLISEAIAKMLVQDLQPASLVDLRGFRELLQLLEPRYTPEPPRYLHTQLLPAYAYQAQLATRQALASALSLSLSVSLWRGFLGTTAGVNTGYLGVTCHFLSSDWQMRSALLACLPLVGGLSANRVLAEFEEVCVAHGVSGRAFRVVADPFPAETHPSCRLPGFCIHGNPGDDADEEEEESGDEGGAREGEVEQEDWWEGGLGSGRIDCFCCSLGQCVRDGLLSSSPLLSSTLAKASSFYNYVTSAVPHDKLVGLLGGGLGGAGSSRAGERDWAIQLKVLRGLLDSAEFLEDVSDRADLVLSGQEVALLRELTDTLEPFTEAWDMVHTHRQGDRHVSISLALPCVLGLRKHLSECVSPQLPCLLLGLSQAVERRLAPILEDPLYVTATTLDPQFKLTWSSDPDWHRQVLLDEVTKHTQTQGPSMELTPQAQSPDAALSPASSPLPSSTSLSRPCKLFSFIKQRPTAQAKSVEQELAGYLREEPTEEEPLHYWRRKTIDFPQLSQVAKRAFTVPAGTSTVETIFTSARHWLQPGRGRALPKNLETLIYLKTNYRLLWT, from the exons AGGAAGCACCAGGCGATGTACGATGAGTTTGTAAAGAAGAAGGATATGAAGCGAGAAGCCtactcctcatcttcctcctccctccatccctactcctcatcctcccttcacAGCCTGGCCAACGGAGGAGGCCATCGCTGCAATCACTCCATCACCGCTGGAGGGGTGGgagtagggggagggggaggaagagagggagcaggagaaggGGTGACGAAGTTCCACAGACACGACCCtcgccag GTGCTGATCTCGGAGGCGATAGCGAAGATGCTGGTCCAGGACCTCCAGCCTGCCTCCCTGGTGGATCTCAGAGGATTCAGAGAGTTACTGCAGCTGTTAGAGCCTCGCTATACCCCCGAGCCCCCCAGATACCTCCACACCCAGCTCCTCCCAGCCTACGCCTACCAGGCCCAGCTGGCCACCAGACAGGCCCTggcctcagccctctctctcagcctctctgtctccctctggaGGGGTTTCCTTGGGACCACAGCAGGGGTTAACACTGG GTACCTGGGGGTGACCTGCCACTTCCTGTCGTCTGATTGGCAGATGCGTTCCGCCCTGCTGGCCTGCCTCCCTCTGGTTGGTGGGCTCTCGGCCAATCGCGTGCTAGCAGAGTTCGAGGAGGTGTGTGTGGCGCACGGCGTTTCGGGCCGAGCGTTCCGTGTCGTGGCTGACCCATTTCCCGCTGAAACTCACCCCTCATGCCGCCTACCAGGGTTCTGTATCCACGGCAACCCGGGAGATGATGctgacgaggaagaggaggagagtggggatGAAGgaggagcgagggaaggagaggtagaacAGGAGGACTGGTGGGAGGGAGGTCTGGGGTCTGGCAGGATAGACTGTTTCTGTTGTTCTCTGGGTCAGTGTGTGAGAGATGgactgctctcctcctctcctctcctctcctccaccctggcTAAAGCCTCATCATTCTATAACTATGTCACCTCCGCCGTGCCACACGACAAACTGGTGGGCCTGTTgggaggggggttggggggggcaggGAGCAGCAGGGCTGGAGAGCGAGACTGGGCCATACAACTCAAG gtgttGCGTGGTCTTCTGGACTCAGCAGAGTTCTTGGAGGATGTGTCTGACCGGGCTGACCTGGTGCTGAGTGGCCAGGAGGTGGCGCTGCTCAGAGAACTGACAGACACACTGGAACCCTTTACTGAGGCCTGGGACATGGTGCACACgcacagacag GGTGACAGACACGTCTCCATCAGTCTGGCTCTGCCCTGTGTCCTGGGGCTCCGTAAGCACCTGTCAGAGTGCGTCTCCCCCCAGCTACCCTGCCTGCTGCTGGGCTTGTCTCAAGCCGTAGAGCGCCGCCTGGCTCCCATCCTGGAGGACCCTCTGTACGTCACCGCCACCACCCTGGACCCACAGTTCAAACTCACCTGGAGCTCAGACCCTGACTGGCACAGACAGGTCCTCCTGGACGAGgtcaccaaacacacacaaacacagggccCCAGCATGGAGCTCACCCCCCAGGCCCAGTCCCCTGACGCAGCTTTGTCCCCAGCCtcgtcccctcttccttcctccacTTCGCTCAGCAGGCCCTGCAAGCTGTTCTCCTTCATCAAGCAAAGGCCCACGGCGCAGGCAAAGAGCGTGGAGCAGGAGCTGGCAGGGTACCTGCGTGAGGAGCCCACTGAGGAGGAGCCTCTCCACTACTGGAGACGAAAGACTATAGACTTCCCTCAGCTCAGCCAGGTGGCCAAGCGGGCGTTTACTGTGCCGGCTGGGACCTCCACCGTGGAGACCATCTTTACCTCGGCCAGACACTGGCTCCAACCCGGCAGAGGCAGGGCTCTCCCCAAAAACCTTGAGACACTCATCTATCTCAAAACCAACTATAGGTTACTGTGGACTTAA